The DNA sequence CGGCAAGTCCGCGCGAGGTGTCACTTACGTCGATACGTCGGGGCAGGAATTCTTCCAGCCGGCCGATCTCGTGCTTCTGTGCGCCTACGGCCTCCACAATGCCCGGCTGATGATGCTGTCGGGCATCGGCAAGATCTACGATCCCGCTACCGGCGAGGGCACCGTCGGGCGCAATTATTGCTACCAGACCAATGCCGGCGTGCAGGTGTTCTTCGACGACAAGAACTTCAACCCATTCATTGCCGCGGGCGCGCTCGGACAGACGATCGATGACTATAATGGCGACGCTTTCGACCATGGCGGCCTCGATTTCGTCGGCGGCGCGGGCATCAACTGCATTCCCACCAATGGACGTCCGATCGGGACGAGGCCGACGCTGCCCGGCACGCCGAAGTGGGGTAGCGCCTGGAAGAAGGCGACCGTCGCGGGCTACAAAAGCACGCTCGGCTTCTCCTCGCAGGGCAGCAGCTACGCGACGCGCACCAACTACCTCGACCTCGATCCGACCTACAAGGATCGCTTCGGCCGGCCGCTCATGCGCATGACCTTCGATTTTCCCGACAATGATATCCGAATGTCGAATTATCTCTGCGACCGGATGGAGGAGATCGCGAAGACGCTTGGGGGCAAGCAGTACAATGTCGGCCGCCGCAAGAAGGGCTGGGACAGCGTCCCTTATCAAAGCACCCATAATACGGGCGGCGCCATCATGGGAACGGACCCTAGGAAGAGTGCGGTCAACAGCTTCCTGCAAAGCTGGGATGTGCCCAACGTCTTCGTCATCGGCGCCTCGGCCTTTCCGCAGAATGCCGGCAAGAATCCGACGGGAACGGTCGGCGCGCTCGCCTACCGCGCCGCTGACGGCATCCGCAATCACTATTTGCGCAATCCCGGCGCCCCCTTGGTGCAGGCATGAGGACGCTCGCCGCCGCCGCTGGCGCCGCTATGCTGGCGATCACGCCGGCGCTCGCCGCCGACCAGGCCGACCAGATCATCCGTGGCCAATATCAGGCCGTGCTCGGCGATTGCGCCGGCTGTCATACCAGGCCGGGCGGCAAGCCGCTGGCCGGCGGCCTGCCGCTCGAAACGCCTTTCGGCGCACTGGTGCCGCCCAACATCACACCCGACCACGAGACGGGCATCGGCAATTGGTCGGAGGCCGATTTCCGCAACATGATGAAGACCGGCGTCGGCCACAATGGCGTGCGGCTCTATCCCGCCATGCCTTACCCCGCCTATACCAGGATGAACGAGCAGGACATTTCCGACCTGTGGGCCTACATGACCACGGTCGACCCGGTCTCGAACAAGGTCGAAGCCAACCAGCTGCCGTTCCCGCTGAACATCCGGCTGGCGATGTGGGGGTGGAACCTCCTCAACTTCAGCGAGGCAAGCTTCCAGGCCGACCCCTCCAAATCGGCGGAATGGAACCGCGGCGCCTATATCGTCCAGGGCGCCGGGCACTGCGGCACCTGCCACACGCCCAAATCGTTCCTTGGAGCGGACCAAGACAGCGGCTTCCTGCAAGGCGCCTCGCTGCAAGGCTGGTTTGCCCCCGACATCACCAACAATGCCCAATCCGGCCTGGGCAAATGGTCGCAAGACGATGTGGTCGCCTACCTCAGGACCGGCGTCAACGCGCATTCGATCGCATCCGGTCCGATGGCCGAGGCGATCGAGAACTCGACCTCCAAAATGACGGATCCCGACCTCAAGGCCGTGGCCGTCTATCTCAAGAGCCTGGGGCCGGACACCGGCAATGCGCAGGCGCCCAAGCCCGACGAGGCGCGGATGGTGGCGGGCGCGGCGATCTATCGTGACAATTGCTCGGCCTGCCATGGCGGCGATGGCGCCGGGGCCGGAGCGCTTTTCCCAGCGCTTGTCGGCAACTCGATCGTCGCGCAGGGCAATCCCGAGACCCTGGCCCGCGTCGTTCTCGCCGGAAGCCAGGCGGTGCACACGGCCGGTGCGCCGACGACGCCTTCGATGCCCTCGCTGGCATGGCGGCTGAAGGACCAGGAAATCGCCGACGTGCTGACCTATGTGCGCGGCAGCTGGGGCAATTCCGCTCCGGCGGTCTCGTCGGACGATATCGCGGCGGTGCGCAAGGAATTGGTGCAGTAATTTAGGCGCGCGTTAAACGCCGGATGCCATCTTGCGCCCGCTGTATTCCGCGAGCCCGATGCCGCCCAGAACGAGAACCAGCGCCAGCGCCTGATAGAGCTGGAAGGTCTCGCCGACGATCAGCACCGAAAGCAGCGTGCCGAAGATCGGCACCAGATTGATGAACAGGCCGGCGCGATTGGCGCCGATCAGTTCGTTGCCCCTGATATAGGTTATCTGCGAGATGACCGAAGCGCCGATCGCCGTGTAGACGATGACCGCCCAGCCGCGGGCGTCGGGCACGATCACCTTGCTGGCGGCGGCTTCCCACAGGAAGAAGGGCAGTGAGGTGATGAGCGCGGCGAACGACATGGCCAGCATCAGGCTTTGCCAGCGCATCGCCGGCTTCAGCCGTAACCCGACCGAATAGCTGCTGTAGAGAACGACCGCGACCAGCATGATGGCGTCGCCGAAATTGAGCTCCAGCGTCAGCAGCCGGCGCGGATCGCCATGGCAGGCGGTCAGGATGACGCCGAAGACGGTCAGCACCACGCCGGCGATCTGCGCCCAGTTCACGCGCAGGCGGAAGAAAACGAAATTGGCTGTCATGATCAGGATCGGCATCGCCGCCTGTTCGATCGAGACATTGATCGCCGTGGTGTAGTTGAGGGCGGTGTAGAAGATGGTGTTGAACAGGGTGAAGCCGCTGGCGCCAAGCGCCGCCAGCACGAGCCAGTGCCGGCGCACGACGGGCCAATCCTCCTGGATCGTGCGCCAGCCGATCGGCAGCAGGATCGCCACGGCCAGCATCCAGCGCAGGAAGACCAGCGTCATCGGCGAGAC is a window from the Mesorhizobium australicum WSM2073 genome containing:
- a CDS encoding GMC family oxidoreductase, which encodes MTTILPRKDVVIVGLGWTGSILAHELTDQGLDVLAIERGPWRDTATDFNIGYAQDELRYSVRRDLFLQPAVETMTMRNDPSQTALPMRDFGSFLPGNGVGGAGVHWNGHTWRFWDSDFQIKTNLTKKYGAARIADLQVEDWGVTGAEMEPYYDQFEYLAGISGKAGNIKGQIQEGGNPFEDPRSRDYPNPPMEMTYAPTLFANAGRSMGLHPFPTPSANMSRTYVNPLGITMGQCTYCGFCERFGCANYSKSSAQTTILPVLMKKANFEVRTDSEVLHVDLAAGGKSARGVTYVDTSGQEFFQPADLVLLCAYGLHNARLMMLSGIGKIYDPATGEGTVGRNYCYQTNAGVQVFFDDKNFNPFIAAGALGQTIDDYNGDAFDHGGLDFVGGAGINCIPTNGRPIGTRPTLPGTPKWGSAWKKATVAGYKSTLGFSSQGSSYATRTNYLDLDPTYKDRFGRPLMRMTFDFPDNDIRMSNYLCDRMEEIAKTLGGKQYNVGRRKKGWDSVPYQSTHNTGGAIMGTDPRKSAVNSFLQSWDVPNVFVIGASAFPQNAGKNPTGTVGALAYRAADGIRNHYLRNPGAPLVQA
- a CDS encoding cytochrome c; its protein translation is MRTLAAAAGAAMLAITPALAADQADQIIRGQYQAVLGDCAGCHTRPGGKPLAGGLPLETPFGALVPPNITPDHETGIGNWSEADFRNMMKTGVGHNGVRLYPAMPYPAYTRMNEQDISDLWAYMTTVDPVSNKVEANQLPFPLNIRLAMWGWNLLNFSEASFQADPSKSAEWNRGAYIVQGAGHCGTCHTPKSFLGADQDSGFLQGASLQGWFAPDITNNAQSGLGKWSQDDVVAYLRTGVNAHSIASGPMAEAIENSTSKMTDPDLKAVAVYLKSLGPDTGNAQAPKPDEARMVAGAAIYRDNCSACHGGDGAGAGALFPALVGNSIVAQGNPETLARVVLAGSQAVHTAGAPTTPSMPSLAWRLKDQEIADVLTYVRGSWGNSAPAVSSDDIAAVRKELVQ
- a CDS encoding DMT family transporter, with the translated sequence MHRNAYMFLLLTTLLWGGNSVAGKLAVGHVSPMTLVFLRWMLAVAILLPIGWRTIQEDWPVVRRHWLVLAALGASGFTLFNTIFYTALNYTTAINVSIEQAAMPILIMTANFVFFRLRVNWAQIAGVVLTVFGVILTACHGDPRRLLTLELNFGDAIMLVAVVLYSSYSVGLRLKPAMRWQSLMLAMSFAALITSLPFFLWEAAASKVIVPDARGWAVIVYTAIGASVISQITYIRGNELIGANRAGLFINLVPIFGTLLSVLIVGETFQLYQALALVLVLGGIGLAEYSGRKMASGV